The following coding sequences lie in one Peromyscus maniculatus bairdii isolate BWxNUB_F1_BW_parent chromosome 3, HU_Pman_BW_mat_3.1, whole genome shotgun sequence genomic window:
- the LOC121826768 gene encoding vomeronasal type-1 receptor 94-like, translated as MTENHKLHTYSHLRNTFFSEIGIGISANSILLLFHILKFTSGHRPKPTDLPIGLLALIHLMMLLVMAFIAKDFFISRSGWDDITCKFLVYLYRIFRGLALCTTSLLSVLQAIILSPRNSCLAKFKHISPYHMLCALLSLSIFYMFISSHLLVSIIATPNLTLNNFMYVTQSCSILPMSYLMQSTFSTLLALRETFLISLTVLSTCYMMTLLCRHKKKSQHLHSTSLSPKASPEERATQTILMLMSFFVLMSILDSIFSCSRMMFLNDPTSYNIHFFVVHIYATISPFVFLSTEKHIGNLLRSMCERVINV; from the coding sequence ATGACTGAGAACCACAAACTCCACACTTATTCCCACTTAAGGAACACCTTTTTCTCTGAAATTGGCATTGGGATCTCAGCCAACAGCATCCTTCTTCTCTTTCACATCCTCAAGTTCACTTCTGGGCACAGGCCCAAACCCACTGACCTGCCCATTGGTCTCTTGGCATTAATCCACCTAATGATGCTATTGGTCATGGCATTCATAGCGAAAGACTTTTTTATTTCTCGAAGTGGATGGGATGACATCACATGTAAATTCCTTGTCTACTTGTATAGAATTTTTAGAGGTCTGGCCCTTTGTACCACCAGCCTGTTGAGTGTCCTCCAGGCTATCATCCTCAGTCCCAGAAACTCCTGTTTAGCAAAGTTCAAGCACATATCTCCCTATCACATGTTATGTGCCCTTCTTTCCTTGAGTATCTTCTATATGTTCATTAGCAGTCACCTCTTAGTATCCATTATTGCCACACCCAATTTGACCTtgaataattttatgtatgttacTCAATCCTGCTCTATTCTACCCATGAGTTACCTCATGCAAAGCACATTTTCCACACTGCTGGCCCTCAGGGAAACCTTTCTTATTAGTCTTACGGTCCTCTCGACTTGCTACATGATGACCCTCCTGTGCAGGCACAAGAAGAAGTCCCAGCATCTTCACAGCACCAGCCTTTCTCCAAAAGCATCTCCAGAAGAAAGGGCCACCCAGACCATCCTGATGCTCATGAGCTTCTTTGTGCTGATGTCCATCCTGGACAGCATTTTCTCCTGCTCAAGAATGATGTTCCTGAATGATCCAACATCTTACAATATCCATTTCTTTGTGGTCCATATCTATGCCACCATCAgtccttttgtatttttgagCACTGAAAAACATATAGGTAACTTGTTGAGGTCTATGTGTGAGAGGGTGATAAATGTTTGA